The Candida dubliniensis CD36 chromosome 5, complete sequence genome has a window encoding:
- a CDS encoding calcineurin-like phosphoesterase, putative (Similar to S. cerevisiae CDC1;~In S. cerevisiae: putative membrane protein of unknown function involved in Mn2+ homeostasis; mutants display actin and general growth defects, heterogeneous cell cycle arrests, and pleiotropic defects in cell cycle progression and organelle distribution) gives MLKLKSTHFLSLILLAIWVLTFYLQERYLTATTISKCQWPQLSSTSSQTNILLIADPQLIDNHTYPGRNELLLKLSKHTVDTYIKKNYNELLDHLQPNYIMFLGDLLDNGRDATDEYFAQEYNRFKRIFRPSDKMLLNVPGNHDIGFGNGVKIPMRTRFEKSFGLVNTIVDIDGVDFIILDTLSISSSEEAINKQSKDFLYSIAQEKAKPRILLTHVPLYRDPSLSCGPLRESKTFDVNGYGYQYKNSVEESLSREILNQIQPDITFTGDDHDYCDIEHENGYREVTVKSISMAMGKKYPAVQLLSIKNKDTFKMETDICFLQTPYINVANYVVLAIVSSILIFWWNLKTKLARYTYTSILPLHDVVNIPFEHTKKLHRFIKEQDEEHTEQKHMDISLPVSSSSNAYSLPSSIPQYTFTQSSRPQFVTKFNNTRLGKIYILNKRRIFAFIKRYSLVSFFKQSLMLGISVVSIYYIGFVLTLY, from the coding sequence ATGTTAAAACTTAAGAGCACTCATTTCTTGCTGTTAATACTACTAGCGATATGGGTGTTGACTTTTTATTTACAAGAACGATACTTGACGGCCACAACAATTCTGAAATGTCAATGGCCGCAGTTATCCTCCACGCTGTCACAAACAAATATCTTGTTGATTGCTGATCCTCAACTAATAGATAATCACACTTATCCTGGCCGAAACGAactattattgaaattgtcaAAACATACTGTTGATACttatatcaaaaaaaactataaCGAGTTACTTGATCATTTACAACCCAACTATATAATGTTTCTAGGCGATTTGCTAGATAATGGGAGAGACGCCACAGATGAATATTTTGCTCAAGAATACAATCgatttaaaagaatttttagACCACTGGATAAAATGCTTTTAAACGTACCAGGAAACCATGATATTGGATTTGGGAATGGTGTGAAAATACCGATGAGGACGcgatttgaaaaatcgTTTGGTTTGGTAAATACTATTGTCGATATTGATGGAGTCgattttataatattagACACATTAAGCATTTCAAGCTCGGAAGAGGccatcaacaaacaactgAAAGACTTTTTGTACAGTATTGCCCaagaaaaagcaaaacCAAGAATACTACTTACACACGTCCCCTTATATAGAGATCCTAGTTTATCATGTGGACCATTAAGGGAATCCAAGACATTTGATGTTAATGGATATGGGTACCAGTATAAAAATTCCGTCGAGGAATCATTGTCAAGAGAgatattgaatcaaattcaacCCGACATAACATTTACGGGAGATGATCATGATTATTGTGATATTGAACATGAAAATGGATATAGGGAAGTTACAGTCAAATCAATTAGTATGGCAATGGGCAAGAAGTACCCAGCGGTACAGTTATTGagtattaaaaataaagataCCTTCAAAATGGAAACAGACATTTGTTTCTTACAAACCCCATATATCAATGTTGCTAATTATGTGGTACTCGCAATAGTTTCAAGCATACTCATTTTTTGGTGGAATTTAAAGACCAAACTTGCAAGATACACATATACTTCTATTTTGCCATTGCATGATGTGGTCAATATTCCATTTGAACACACGAAAAAGCTTCATagatttattaaagaaCAGGATGAAGAACACACGGAACAAAAACATATGGACATTTCCTTACCGGTTTCTTCCTCATCGAATGCATATTCATTACCCAGTTCCATACCTCAGTACACATTTACACAATCTTCAAGACCACAGTTTGTTacaaaattcaacaatacaAGACTAGggaaaatatatatactaaACAAGAGGCGAATCTTTGCGTTTATAAAAAGATACAGTTTGGTcagttttttcaaacagAGTTTGATGTTGGGTATTCTGGTGGTCAGCATTTATTACATAGGATTTGTGTTAACTTTGTATTGA
- a CDS encoding G-protein alpha subunit, putative (Similar to S. cerevisiae CAG1;~In S. cerevisiae: GTP-binding alpha subunit of the heterotrimeric G protein that couples to pheromone receptors; negatively regulates the mating pathway by sequestering G(beta)gamma and by triggering an adaptive response), which translates to MGCGASVPIDEDEIDPFLQDKRINDAIEQSLQLRQQNSKKGVKLLLLGAGESGKSTVLKQLKLLHKGGFTQQERRQYSNVIWCDVIQSMKVLIIQARKLKIKLDCDQPNNPLIPYKQIILRSDPLKQIDADIAGGTDFLNDFVVKYSEENKNKRRLKSTGTTDIWGKDDDSHINSDAINQALESSLNNDSEQFTRLSIAEAIHKLWKLDSGIKKCFDRSNEFQLEGSADYYFDNVFNFADTNYLSTDLDILKGRIKTTGITETDFLIKSFQFKVLDAGGQRSERKKWIHCFEDITAVLFVLAISEYDQNLFEDERVNRMHESIVLFDSLCNSKWFANTPFILFLNKIDIFENKIKKNPLKNYFPDYNGKPDDTNEAIKFFETNFLKINQTNKPIYVHRTCATDSKSMKFVLSAVTDMIVQQNLKKSGIM; encoded by the coding sequence ATGGGTTGTGGCGCTAGTGTtccaattgatgaagatgaaattgatcCATTTCTTCAAGATAAACGCATAAATGATGCTATTGAACAAAGTTTACAATTGCGTCAACAAAACTCGAAAAAGGGAGtcaaattgttgttattgggTGCTGGAGAAAGTGGTAAATCGACTGTTTTAaagcaattgaaattattacatAAAGGTGGGTTTACCCAACAGGAAAGAAGACAATACTCTAATGTTATTTGGTGTGATGTTATCCAATCAATGAAAGTTTTAATCATTCAGGcaagaaaattgaaaattaaattagatTGTGATCAACCCAATAATCCATTGATTCCTTATAAGCAGATTATATTACGCAGTGATCCTTTGAAACAAATCGATGCTGATATTGCTGGTGGCACAGATTTCTTgaatgattttgttgtCAAGTATAGtgaagaaaacaaaaacaagagAAGATTGAAAAGTACTGGGACAACTGATATATGGGGTAAAGACGATGATTCGCATATCAATTCAGATGCAATCAACCAGGCATTGGAACTGTCGTTGAATAACGATTCTGAACAGTTCACACGTCTTTCCATAGCTGAAGCTATCCATAAATTGTGGAAGTTGGACTCTGGTATCAAAAAATGTTTTGACAGATCAAATGAATTTCAATTGGAAGGTAGCGCTGActattattttgataatgtttTCAACTTTGCTGATACAAATTATTTGTCAACTGATTTGGATATCTTAAAGGGGAGAATTAAAACTACCGGTATCACCGAGActgattttttaattaaatcatttcaatttaaagTGTTAGATGCTGGTGGACAGCGTTCAGAACGTAAAAAATGGATACATTGTTTTGAGGATATCACTGctgttttatttgttttggcTATATCTGAATATGATcaaaatttatttgaagACGAACGAGTAAATAGAATGCATGAAtctattgttttatttgattcacTATGCAACTCTAAATGGTTTGCCAACACTCCGTtcatattatttttgaacaaaattgatatttttgaaaacaagATTAAGAAAAATCCgttaaagaattatttcCCGGACTACAATGGTAAACCGGATGACACCAATGAAGCGATCAAGTTTTTCGAAAcgaattttttgaaaataaatcaaactAATAAACCTATTTATGTTCACCGAACGTGTGCTACCGACTCcaaatcaatgaaatttgTCTTGAGTGCAGTTACTGATATGATTGTGCAacaaaacttgaaaaaaagtGGTATTATGTAG
- a CDS encoding core subunit of the ubiquinol-cytochrome-c reductase complex, mitochondrial precursor, putative (Similar to S. cerevisiae COR1;~In S. cerevisiae: component of the mitochondrial inner membrane electron transport chain): MIRGSSALKSLTSRRLYTTGIKYTTLSNGVTVATETNPAAKTSSVGLFFGAGSRSEHSHCNGVSALTTNVLASQSAKGSLLTAKNEREFNGIIAQTTNDNITEAGKLIASIASNAVDTVEKTDLTKHKQYLSAQASAVEADPRSKVLSHLYSSAFQGYSLALPTLGTTESVENLENQDSLRHLAKHLVNNNTVIAASGNFDHDKLADAIEANLKIAEGVKPEIKPASFLGSEVRMRDDTLPKAYISIAVHGEGLNSPNYYLAKVAAAIYGDFYLHSTIAKFTSPKLASIVQEYNIVESYNHYSKSFSDTGIWGYYAEIADKFTIDDFTHFSLKEWNRLSISISEAEVARAKAQVKTALAKELADSSAVTSDIAEKVLLVGHRQSLREAFDKIDAIKVNDVKEWGKSKVWDRDIVISGTGLIEDLLDYNRNRNEMAMMRW; the protein is encoded by the coding sequence ATGATTCGTGGATCATCAGCTTTAAAGAGTTTGACATCTCGTCGTTTATATACAACTGGTATTAAATACACTACTTTGTCCAATGGTGTGACAGTTGCAACTGAAACCAACCCAGCAGCTAAAACCTCATCAGTAGGTTTATTTTTCGGTGCTGGTTCAAGATCAGAACATTCACACTGTAATGGTGTTTCTGCATTGACCACCAACGTTTTAGCCTCACAATCTGCTAAGGGTAGTTTGTTGACTGCCAAGAACGAAAGAGAATTCAATGGTATTATTGCTCAAACCACCAACGACAACATCACTGAAGCCGGTAAATTAATTGCTTCCATTGCCTCCAACGCTGTTGATACTGTTGAAAAAACCGACTTGACAAAACATAAACAATACTTATCTGCTCAAGCTAGTGCTGTTGAAGCTGACCCAAGATCCAAAGTTTTGAGCCACTTGTACTCTTCGGCCTTCCAAGGTTATTCTTTGGCTTTGCCAACTTTGGGTACTACCGAGTCAgttgaaaatttggaaaaccAAGACTCTTTGCGTCACTTGGCCAAACACTTGgttaacaacaacacgGTCATTGCTGCCTCTGGTAATTTTGATCACGATAAATTAGCCGATGCCATTGAAGCTAACTTGAAGATTGCCGAAGGTGTTAAACCTGAAATCAAGCCAGCATCTTTCTTGGGTTCTGAAGTCAGAATGAGAGACGACACTTTGCCAAAAGCTTATATTTCCATTGCTGTTCATGGTGAAGGCTTAAACTCACCAAACTACTATTTGGCCAAAGTTGCTGCTGCCATTTACGGTGATTTCTACTTGCATTCTACCATTGCCAAATTCACTTCGCCAAAATTAGCATCTATTGTTCAAGAATACAACATTGTTGAGTCATACAACCACTACTCTAAATCATTCTCCGACACTGGTATTTGGGGTTACTATGCCGAAATTGCTGACAAATTTACCATCGACGATTTCACCCACTTTTCATTGAAAGAATGGAACAGATTATCTATCTCAATTTCCGAAGCTGAAGTTGCCCGTGCCAAGGCCCAAGTCAAGACTGCTTTGGCAAAAGAATTAGCTGATTCCTCTGCTGTCACCTCTGATATCGCTGAAAAGGTCTTATTGGTGGGCCACAGACAATCATTAAGGGAAGCATTTGACAAGATTGATGCCATTAAAGTCAATGATGTTAAGGAATGGGGTAAATCCAAGGTCTGGGACAGAGATATTGTTATTTCCGGTACAGGTTTGATTGAAGATTTGTTGGATTAcaacagaaacagaaaTGAAATGGCCATGATGAGATGGTAA
- a CDS encoding mitochondrial 37S ribosomal protein RSM7 (Similar to S. cerevisiae RSM7) — protein sequence MSLIRALAGASRVPRASILSCVPVRFNSTSKIPKQPLLAEIYPLNKDSITEKDLDNWIDAVKQLKSGKTSHETPEEIYLGQLSQPQQFLKQTYEPTVDQIEETKKYANKKIPLRSDPTVDNLTNLIMRHGKKARAQKVVSRALYIVQLKLRQDPIEVLRETLDKLGPLVNTKTMSTGVAKKRVVPIPLNEKQRNRFAIKWILEASNSRKSNDFSVRLAEEIINAYQGKSSGYDKKAQMHKQATQQRAYINL from the coding sequence ATGTCGTTGATCAGAGCTCTTGCTGGTGCATCTCGTGTGCCTAGAGCTTCTATATTGTCCTGTGTTCCCGTAAGATTTAATAGCACATCTAAAATCCCCAAACAACCATTATTGGCTGAGATATATCCTTTGAACAAGGACTCCATTACCGAAAAAGATTTGGACAACTGGATAGATGCCgttaaacaattaaaatcGGGTAAAACATCTCATGAAACTCCTGAAGAAATCTATTTGGGCCAATTAAGCCAACCGCAACAGTTTTTAAAACAGACATATGAACCTACTGTTGACCAAATCgaagaaaccaaaaaatatGCCAACAAGAAAATCCCATTACGATCAGATCCAACTGTTGACAACTTAACCAACCTTATTATGAGACATGGTAAAAAGGCCAGGGCCCAAAAAGTTGTGAGTCGTGCATTGtatattgttcaattaaaattaagACAAGACCCTATTGAAGTGTTGAGAGAAACCTTGGATAAATTGGGACCATTGGTGAATACAAAAACCATGTCTACTGGGGTTGCTAAAAAGAGAGTTGTTCCAATTCCATTAAATGAGAAACAAAGAAACAGATTTGCTATTAAATGGATTTTAGAAGCATCAAACTCTAGAAAGtcaaatgatttttctGTCAGATTGGCCgaagaaataataaatgcATACCAAGGAAAATCTAGTGGTTACGACAAGAAGGCGCAAATGCATAAACAAGCTACACAACAAAGAGCTTATATAAATCTTTAA